The following are encoded in a window of Blastopirellula marina genomic DNA:
- a CDS encoding threonine aldolase family protein, translating into MNYAIDLRSDTVTQPSPAMRQFMAQAEVGDAVIDIDPTTERLEKLTAEMLGKEAAIFMPSGSMTNQIAIRLHCQPGDEFLCEENCHVYNYEQAAFAQLSGVVARTLPGEHGVLQPEQFEGKVRPENDHLVRTKLVCLENTHNRGSGKVQPFDTVQKITSWAHASGLQTHLDGARLFNAAAATGISVADWSGMFDSVSVCFSKGLGAPVGSALAGPAEFIKQAKRARKLFGGGMRQSGIIAAGALYALQNNVARLSEDHEKAAKLAEAVRQTEGITLDVDPVETNIVIFSIDNELGTAAQLQAVLSERGVGVLSVAPQKIRMVTHLDVSMSQIDTAIEVIKQTLPALA; encoded by the coding sequence ATGAACTACGCAATCGATCTTCGCAGTGATACGGTTACCCAGCCCAGTCCCGCCATGCGGCAATTCATGGCCCAGGCCGAAGTGGGTGATGCCGTCATCGATATCGATCCGACGACCGAGCGACTCGAGAAACTCACCGCCGAGATGCTCGGCAAAGAAGCTGCGATCTTCATGCCCTCAGGCAGCATGACCAACCAGATCGCAATCCGGCTGCATTGTCAGCCTGGGGATGAATTCTTGTGCGAAGAGAACTGTCACGTTTACAACTACGAACAAGCAGCGTTTGCTCAGCTAAGCGGCGTGGTGGCTCGCACGTTGCCAGGCGAACACGGCGTGCTGCAGCCCGAGCAGTTTGAAGGCAAAGTCCGTCCCGAGAACGATCACTTGGTGCGGACCAAACTGGTCTGCCTGGAGAACACCCACAATCGTGGTTCTGGCAAAGTGCAGCCGTTTGATACCGTCCAGAAGATCACCAGTTGGGCACATGCCAGTGGTCTGCAGACGCACCTCGACGGGGCTCGGCTTTTCAACGCGGCCGCCGCCACTGGTATCTCGGTGGCCGATTGGAGCGGGATGTTCGATTCGGTCAGTGTCTGCTTCAGCAAAGGACTTGGGGCACCGGTTGGTAGTGCGCTTGCTGGGCCAGCGGAGTTTATCAAGCAGGCAAAACGAGCCCGCAAGCTGTTCGGCGGAGGAATGCGTCAGTCAGGCATCATCGCGGCTGGGGCACTGTACGCGCTTCAAAATAACGTGGCTCGCTTGTCGGAAGATCATGAGAAAGCCGCCAAGTTGGCCGAAGCAGTCCGCCAGACCGAGGGGATTACGTTGGATGTCGACCCGGTCGAAACGAATATTGTGATCTTTAGCATCGACAACGAATTAGGCACCGCGGCACAGCTTCAGGCGGTACTCTCCGAACGTGGAGTTGGGGTCCTTTCAGTCGCCCCCCAAAAGATCCGGATGGTGACTCACCTGGATGTATCGATGTCGCAAATCGATACGGCGATTGAAGTTATCAAGCAAACGCTTCCTGCGTTAGCGTAA
- the rlmKL gene encoding bifunctional 23S rRNA (guanine(2069)-N(7))-methyltransferase RlmK/23S rRNA (guanine(2445)-N(2))-methyltransferase RlmL, with protein MNLSSPLQLLATTAFGIEAVTARELQTLGFETEILGSGRVRFAGNYTDAMKANLHLRTADRVLVEVAQIPAGDFDALFDGVKALPWEDFIDAEGAFPVKGRSYQSQLTSVPAVQRATKRAIVERLQSAYGENLPESGATYTVEVAIAKDVATLTIDTSGAGLARRGYLDPERHSPMKPTLAAALVQLSHWNRDRPLVDPFCGSGVLLIEAAMIGRNMVPGLLRDFALIDWPAVDQEAWLDLVEEARAQVLETLPESIIGYDEDASALRLARQQAIAAGVDSNIHFQRQSFGELTSKRKYGCLITSPPYDDHSRARRAQWDFYRGFPDVLRQLPTWSHFILTAFPEFERAMGQEANRRRKMYNGRSECHYYQYHGPPPPKAGDESSAEPNEEKPKRTFTPAFGGLDDKAKEQAQLLKNRLAKRARHFRRWPKRGIHCYRLYERDIPEIPLVIDIYHDYLHITDYDRPHDRTPAQYADWLDHLTEAAREVLEIPEGHVFVKHRTRQSGSTQHEKVSEESKIIVVEEGGLKFEVNLSDYVDTGLFLDHRNLRSQFRDESAGKRVLNLFCYTGAFSVYAAAGGATSTTSVDLNANYLDWAGRNFQLNGLSIAKHHFIRSDVMEYLRNQKPEPKFDLAIVDVPTFSNSKRTDDVWDVQEDHVELIGLTLNLLSEGGVLYFSNNFRRFKLDEAALENVQIREISKHTVPEDFRNQRIHRCWKMVRKTGE; from the coding sequence GTGAATCTATCCAGTCCCCTCCAACTTCTGGCCACTACGGCATTCGGCATCGAGGCCGTTACGGCCCGCGAATTGCAAACGCTGGGCTTCGAAACCGAGATCCTCGGTTCCGGTCGTGTGCGGTTCGCCGGCAACTACACCGACGCTATGAAGGCCAACTTGCACCTGCGCACGGCCGATCGCGTACTGGTGGAAGTTGCCCAGATTCCGGCCGGTGATTTCGACGCATTGTTCGATGGTGTGAAAGCGTTGCCTTGGGAGGACTTCATCGACGCTGAAGGGGCCTTTCCGGTCAAAGGCCGCAGCTACCAATCGCAGCTGACGAGCGTTCCCGCCGTTCAGCGAGCGACCAAAAGAGCCATCGTCGAGCGGCTTCAATCGGCTTACGGAGAGAACCTACCGGAATCGGGCGCAACCTACACCGTCGAAGTCGCCATCGCCAAGGATGTCGCTACGCTCACGATCGACACCTCGGGGGCTGGCCTTGCACGACGTGGATACCTCGATCCCGAGCGGCACTCTCCGATGAAGCCGACGCTCGCCGCGGCGCTCGTTCAGTTGAGTCACTGGAACCGTGATCGTCCGCTGGTCGATCCCTTTTGTGGAAGTGGCGTCCTGCTGATCGAAGCGGCGATGATCGGCCGGAACATGGTGCCAGGACTCTTGCGTGACTTCGCGCTGATTGACTGGCCGGCCGTCGATCAGGAAGCGTGGCTCGACCTGGTGGAAGAGGCCCGTGCCCAAGTGCTCGAGACGCTGCCCGAATCGATCATTGGCTACGACGAAGACGCCTCGGCACTGCGTCTGGCCCGGCAACAAGCAATTGCCGCTGGGGTCGACAGTAACATTCACTTCCAACGGCAATCGTTTGGTGAACTTACCAGCAAGCGCAAGTACGGCTGCCTGATCACCAGCCCACCGTACGACGACCACTCGCGTGCTCGGCGTGCCCAGTGGGACTTCTATCGCGGCTTCCCCGACGTCTTGCGTCAGCTACCCACCTGGTCGCACTTCATCCTGACGGCCTTCCCCGAGTTCGAGCGGGCTATGGGGCAGGAAGCGAACCGTCGCCGCAAGATGTACAACGGCCGCAGCGAATGCCATTACTATCAGTATCATGGTCCTCCACCGCCAAAAGCAGGCGACGAGTCGTCTGCCGAGCCAAACGAAGAAAAACCGAAACGCACCTTCACGCCAGCATTTGGCGGGCTCGATGACAAGGCGAAAGAGCAGGCCCAGTTGCTGAAAAACCGGCTCGCCAAGCGGGCACGCCATTTCCGCCGCTGGCCTAAACGCGGCATCCACTGTTATCGCTTGTACGAACGCGACATTCCCGAGATTCCGCTGGTGATCGATATCTATCACGATTACCTGCACATCACCGACTACGACCGACCGCACGATCGCACGCCAGCGCAGTACGCCGACTGGCTCGATCATTTAACCGAAGCGGCTCGCGAGGTGCTGGAGATTCCCGAGGGGCATGTCTTCGTCAAACATCGTACGCGGCAGTCTGGCAGCACGCAGCACGAGAAGGTTTCCGAAGAGTCGAAGATTATCGTCGTGGAAGAAGGAGGCCTGAAGTTCGAGGTCAACCTATCCGACTACGTCGACACCGGGCTGTTCCTCGATCACCGCAACCTGCGCAGCCAGTTTCGCGACGAATCCGCCGGCAAACGCGTACTGAACTTGTTCTGCTACACCGGTGCGTTCAGTGTGTACGCCGCCGCAGGCGGAGCGACTTCGACCACCAGCGTCGATCTGAATGCCAATTACTTGGACTGGGCTGGCAGAAACTTCCAGCTCAACGGCCTATCGATCGCTAAGCATCACTTCATCCGTAGCGACGTAATGGAGTACCTGCGTAATCAAAAGCCGGAACCGAAGTTCGACCTGGCGATTGTCGACGTGCCGACATTCTCGAACAGCAAACGCACCGACGACGTATGGGACGTCCAAGAGGACCACGTCGAACTGATCGGCCTGACGCTGAACCTGCTGAGCGAAGGAGGCGTCCTCTATTTCTCTAACAACTTCCGCCGCTTCAAACTGGATGAAGCAGCACTCGAGAACGTGCAAATCCGAGAGATCTCGAAACACACCGTGCCGGAAGACTTTCGCAATCAGCGCATCCACCGCTGCTGGAAAATGGTGCGAAAGACCGGAGAGTAA
- a CDS encoding DUF1559 domain-containing protein translates to MRHLLSALLIGFLTATMAFPPQLLMAQEAAAPTAEGTLPGLNYVPENAVGVGFVQADRFLTNPMMQAYPVEVVEAFGKKYLGFDPMKITSITFAITPPSPDFPQPDMFSIIKTSETLNEETFFSGIETFVDGMAEDEDIKDAFPGLKGKAFYTDAYPFDYLAVHMLDEHTFMLGSLGMMGDIVTKGPNAQLTKPAEALAAANDGADGYIAFNMAPVRDQLNAILSQQQIPPPFTMYKQVPNYTESITLSCHCTQKLAATLKINGVDEAATGRLDDMLRFSLDLAKQAILSEADKMVNSEDEVEAAMGRYQVRVSESMIDALRPKKEGNSLVLNFQQNEEAVMGANVAVIGVLIALLLPAVQAAREAARRVQASNNMKQIGLAMHNFHDTFGSLPAQAKTDAEGKPLLSWRVMILPFIEQGTMFDQFHMDEPWDSEHNKQFIKQMPEAYRRPNSKAPAGYTTYLVPVGKGMAFEPDSKPTPEGQMMTKGLGFQHFTDGLSNTAMCVEVNDDHAVIWTKPSDLEVDLMNVWNGLGEAQLGGFNGLFADGSVQFISKNVGDKFLKLWFQRNDGQVLPRN, encoded by the coding sequence ATGAGACATCTATTGAGTGCCCTATTAATCGGATTTTTGACGGCCACGATGGCGTTTCCGCCGCAGCTATTGATGGCCCAGGAGGCTGCGGCCCCGACTGCTGAAGGCACGCTGCCAGGCTTGAATTATGTGCCTGAGAACGCCGTCGGTGTTGGTTTTGTGCAGGCCGATCGATTTCTGACGAACCCCATGATGCAGGCCTATCCGGTCGAAGTTGTCGAAGCTTTCGGCAAAAAGTATCTCGGCTTCGATCCCATGAAGATCACCTCGATCACCTTTGCGATCACTCCTCCTTCGCCCGACTTTCCGCAGCCTGATATGTTTTCGATTATCAAAACGTCGGAAACATTGAACGAAGAAACGTTCTTTTCAGGAATCGAGACGTTTGTAGACGGCATGGCCGAAGACGAAGATATCAAAGACGCGTTTCCTGGGCTCAAGGGGAAAGCGTTCTATACCGATGCCTACCCATTTGACTACTTGGCCGTTCATATGTTGGACGAGCATACGTTCATGCTCGGTTCGTTGGGGATGATGGGGGACATTGTCACTAAAGGGCCCAATGCCCAACTGACCAAGCCCGCCGAAGCTTTGGCCGCGGCAAACGACGGTGCCGACGGGTACATCGCATTCAACATGGCACCAGTTCGTGATCAACTTAATGCGATTCTGTCGCAGCAGCAGATTCCTCCACCGTTCACCATGTACAAGCAGGTTCCCAACTACACCGAGTCGATCACACTGAGCTGCCATTGCACGCAAAAGTTGGCGGCGACACTGAAGATTAACGGCGTAGATGAAGCGGCTACCGGGCGATTGGATGACATGCTCCGCTTCTCGCTCGATCTGGCAAAGCAAGCCATCCTGTCGGAGGCCGATAAGATGGTAAACAGCGAAGACGAAGTCGAGGCCGCCATGGGACGCTACCAGGTTCGCGTTTCAGAAAGCATGATCGATGCGCTGCGCCCCAAGAAGGAAGGCAACTCGCTCGTCTTGAACTTCCAGCAGAACGAAGAAGCGGTCATGGGGGCAAACGTCGCCGTGATTGGTGTGCTGATCGCGCTGCTTCTGCCGGCGGTTCAAGCGGCACGCGAGGCGGCTCGTCGCGTGCAGGCCTCCAATAACATGAAGCAAATCGGCCTGGCGATGCACAACTTCCACGACACATTCGGATCGCTACCGGCTCAGGCAAAGACCGATGCCGAGGGCAAACCGCTTTTGTCGTGGCGCGTGATGATCTTGCCATTCATCGAACAGGGTACAATGTTCGATCAGTTTCATATGGATGAACCTTGGGACAGCGAACACAACAAGCAGTTCATCAAACAGATGCCTGAAGCTTATCGACGCCCCAATAGCAAAGCCCCTGCTGGCTACACGACCTACCTGGTTCCGGTCGGAAAAGGAATGGCTTTCGAGCCTGACTCGAAGCCGACCCCAGAAGGACAAATGATGACAAAGGGACTGGGATTCCAACACTTCACCGACGGGTTATCCAACACGGCTATGTGTGTCGAAGTTAACGACGATCATGCCGTCATCTGGACCAAGCCGAGCGACCTGGAGGTTGATCTGATGAATGTCTGGAACGGGCTCGGCGAGGCTCAACTGGGTGGCTTCAATGGTCTCTTCGCTGACGGAAGCGTCCAGTTCATCAGTAAGAACGTGGGTGACAAATTCCTGAAGCTTTGGTTCCAGCGTAACGATGGCCAGGTTTTGCCTCGCAACTAG
- a CDS encoding serine/threonine protein kinase: MQVTKTNDFWKLILESGLMTKEACKPLHDQYQQTANNGDARALATWLVKGGHLTTYQARLLLAGRAKAINIGEYQITERLEEGPLQGTYAGKHTGSGHPVWLHPIAPEIQADSVRFPIVQQMCKLRSSVPHPHLIRCFHLRQGSKRSYLVTEQLDGNLLAESRPGEGVPIPTPDCARLVRQAALGATQIHSQGMVLGDLTMNQLWLEPTGNLKLLHLPVRPVEAIPWSDEAQAERLNALANVAAPELQQAGAAPTKLSDLYALGAILFDLLTGKPPVEGSIAERLQQHATAQIPSPPYIPGNLMQIIQYLLAKNPGGRYQNAQDVAEALRPFVDAGQLSPPIADALPTMGSYLQYLATNSSEATAPPVPAAPVPPPAAVPFPGQAPPIPQPVPPAAAPFPGAMPQPVAPPQPVAAQPIVAQVATPVAVPQAAVATAVPAAQPAQEGGASRATALTERIRKRKLQRKITSLVVLGVMAIAAVVGGIYGYQLVFSPDDIADNGEQVENPPEENPDTPPVDPTPDVDPVPAAPTGPQLVQDDGQTLWASPTDGQPIDLTGVPNDTRLALVVRTSDLTGNPEGDRILRALGPDFAALRQQLEGELGVRFEQLESLTVSFGASTAGGPPCLVAKLKGGTNLLSLWGNPNPAASGIPAMYDVKGWTVMPIPGKEDRQFVAGSKAVVEAIAQRGVAAPQLTRELEQLRRESDDQQTVSLLVEPQFLTSSSSQVMRGELAAGTAGVQDFFGEGIRAVLVSGHIGQNLYLEMRCMGSLSLDPPSLANSVKEKINGVSRKLEDAVPAVNPSPYWRRLATRFPNMVQFAYQQTRTGVENNQAVVNIMLPSAAGQNMVAGAELMLAANSAGAAAPAGGGAMPAAKKPETIEEKLASTMSISFPQNSLEFALRDIGEEAGIPIEIKGTDLQLDGITRNKEIKEFTHDNKPVGEILAQLLVRANPEPSPGSNTEVQKLIYVIDPMDGPDEAKKLVVTTRAAAEKNKYTLPDVFKIK; the protein is encoded by the coding sequence ATGCAAGTTACCAAGACGAACGACTTCTGGAAGCTGATCCTCGAATCAGGCCTAATGACCAAAGAGGCCTGTAAGCCGCTGCATGATCAGTATCAACAGACGGCCAATAATGGCGATGCCCGAGCACTGGCTACCTGGCTGGTCAAAGGGGGACATCTGACCACGTATCAGGCTCGGCTGTTGTTGGCTGGCCGCGCGAAGGCCATCAACATCGGTGAATACCAGATCACCGAACGCCTGGAAGAAGGACCGCTGCAAGGAACGTATGCCGGCAAGCATACTGGTTCAGGGCATCCGGTTTGGCTGCATCCCATTGCGCCTGAGATCCAGGCAGATTCGGTCCGGTTCCCGATCGTTCAGCAGATGTGCAAGCTGCGATCGTCCGTTCCGCATCCCCACCTGATTCGCTGCTTCCATTTGCGTCAGGGTTCTAAGCGAAGCTACCTGGTAACCGAACAACTTGATGGCAACCTGTTGGCCGAAAGCCGACCGGGCGAAGGAGTGCCGATTCCGACGCCTGACTGTGCTCGCCTGGTGCGTCAAGCAGCACTTGGTGCGACGCAGATTCACAGCCAGGGCATGGTCCTGGGTGACCTGACTATGAATCAGTTGTGGCTGGAACCGACTGGCAACCTCAAGCTATTGCATCTGCCGGTGCGTCCTGTTGAAGCAATTCCGTGGTCAGATGAAGCTCAGGCCGAACGCTTGAACGCATTGGCCAATGTCGCCGCGCCGGAACTGCAACAAGCAGGTGCCGCTCCTACGAAGTTGAGCGACTTGTACGCGCTCGGAGCGATCTTGTTCGATCTTCTAACAGGCAAACCGCCCGTCGAAGGGAGCATCGCCGAGAGGCTACAGCAGCACGCCACTGCCCAGATACCTTCGCCCCCCTACATTCCTGGCAACTTGATGCAGATCATTCAGTATCTATTAGCCAAGAACCCTGGCGGTCGATACCAAAACGCTCAGGATGTGGCCGAAGCACTGCGGCCGTTTGTCGATGCCGGTCAGCTCTCGCCACCGATCGCCGATGCCTTGCCGACGATGGGAAGCTACCTGCAGTACTTGGCGACGAATTCCAGCGAAGCCACAGCGCCGCCAGTACCAGCTGCCCCAGTACCTCCACCAGCGGCGGTTCCCTTTCCTGGTCAGGCTCCGCCCATTCCGCAGCCTGTTCCTCCGGCGGCAGCACCGTTTCCAGGAGCAATGCCTCAGCCAGTTGCCCCACCTCAGCCAGTCGCTGCTCAGCCAATAGTTGCCCAGGTAGCAACTCCGGTTGCCGTTCCCCAAGCAGCCGTCGCCACCGCGGTTCCTGCGGCACAGCCGGCTCAAGAAGGGGGAGCCAGTCGCGCGACCGCTTTGACCGAACGCATTCGCAAACGGAAACTGCAGCGCAAGATTACCAGCCTGGTTGTGTTGGGGGTGATGGCGATTGCAGCCGTGGTGGGTGGAATCTACGGCTACCAGTTGGTCTTCAGCCCTGACGACATCGCCGACAATGGCGAGCAGGTCGAAAATCCACCGGAAGAGAATCCAGATACGCCGCCAGTTGATCCAACCCCGGATGTCGATCCGGTGCCTGCCGCTCCGACGGGGCCGCAATTGGTGCAAGACGATGGCCAAACGCTGTGGGCCTCGCCGACCGATGGTCAGCCGATCGACCTGACCGGTGTGCCAAACGACACGCGGCTGGCCCTGGTTGTGCGAACAAGCGACCTTACTGGCAATCCTGAAGGGGACCGTATCCTGCGGGCCTTGGGACCGGACTTCGCCGCTTTGCGACAGCAACTGGAAGGGGAGTTAGGGGTTCGTTTCGAGCAACTCGAGTCGCTAACGGTCAGCTTTGGTGCATCGACCGCCGGTGGGCCGCCGTGCCTGGTGGCGAAGCTGAAAGGAGGAACGAATCTGCTTTCGCTGTGGGGCAATCCTAATCCAGCAGCCAGCGGCATCCCGGCCATGTACGACGTGAAAGGGTGGACCGTCATGCCGATCCCTGGCAAGGAAGACCGCCAGTTCGTTGCCGGTTCGAAGGCCGTTGTGGAAGCGATTGCCCAGCGGGGTGTTGCCGCACCCCAGTTGACGCGCGAACTGGAGCAACTTCGTCGCGAATCGGACGATCAACAAACGGTCAGCTTGCTGGTCGAACCGCAGTTCCTCACTTCGTCGTCAAGCCAGGTTATGCGCGGCGAATTAGCCGCTGGTACCGCAGGCGTGCAGGACTTTTTCGGCGAGGGGATTCGCGCGGTGCTTGTGAGTGGACACATCGGTCAAAATCTCTACCTTGAAATGCGCTGCATGGGTTCGCTCAGTTTGGATCCGCCCAGTTTGGCCAATTCGGTCAAAGAAAAGATCAACGGCGTATCGCGTAAACTGGAAGATGCCGTGCCGGCAGTGAATCCGTCCCCTTATTGGCGTCGTCTGGCTACTCGCTTCCCGAATATGGTCCAGTTTGCCTACCAGCAGACACGAACCGGCGTCGAAAACAACCAGGCTGTCGTCAACATTATGCTGCCTTCGGCAGCTGGTCAAAACATGGTTGCCGGGGCCGAACTGATGCTTGCGGCCAACTCAGCCGGCGCTGCCGCGCCTGCCGGTGGCGGAGCGATGCCGGCAGCGAAAAAGCCTGAAACGATCGAAGAGAAGCTGGCCAGTACGATGAGTATTTCCTTCCCGCAGAACTCGCTTGAGTTTGCTCTTCGTGATATTGGCGAAGAGGCTGGCATTCCGATCGAAATCAAGGGAACCGATTTGCAGCTGGATGGCATCACGCGCAACAAGGAGATCAAGGAATTCACTCACGATAACAAACCCGTTGGCGAGATCCTGGCTCAACTACTTGTCAGGGCCAACCCCGAACCCTCGCCTGGCTCTAATACCGAAGTTCAGAAGCTGATTTACGTGATTGACCCCATGGATGGTCCCGACGAAGCAAAGAAGCTGGTAGTCACCACCCGCGCTGCCGCGGAAAAGAATAAGTACACGTTGCCTGACGTGTTCAAAATCAAATAG
- the aroF gene encoding 3-deoxy-7-phosphoheptulonate synthase: MIIVMKRDATGDMIQHAAEKVEKLGLKAHVIQGTERTVIAAIGDKREEMRESLETVAGVSKVVPILAPYKVASREVKPEPTLVKAGSLEVGNGKCGVIAGPCSVENEDQIVKTAKAVKAAGATALRGGAFKPRTSPYSFQGLKEEGLKMLATAREETGLAIVTEVVASEDVQLVAKYADVLQIGARNMQNYRLLEEVGRVDRAVLLKRGPSATIDELLLAAEYILNEGNSRVMLCERGIRTFESHTRFTLPLATVTYLHQKTHLPVVIDPSHGTGHASLVPDMCVAAVAIGADGIIVEVHPEPDEAMSDGYQSLDLPTFAETMKRCRAVANAIGIQCGADV, from the coding sequence ATGATTATCGTTATGAAACGGGACGCCACCGGCGACATGATTCAACATGCCGCCGAAAAAGTCGAGAAATTAGGGCTCAAAGCCCATGTTATCCAAGGGACCGAAAGGACCGTCATCGCCGCGATTGGCGATAAACGCGAAGAAATGCGGGAGTCGCTGGAAACAGTAGCCGGGGTCTCAAAGGTCGTGCCGATCCTCGCCCCTTACAAAGTCGCCAGCCGCGAAGTGAAACCAGAGCCAACGCTTGTCAAAGCAGGCAGCCTGGAAGTGGGCAACGGCAAGTGCGGCGTCATCGCTGGTCCTTGTAGTGTCGAAAACGAAGACCAGATTGTTAAGACCGCCAAGGCAGTCAAAGCCGCCGGTGCTACAGCGCTGCGTGGTGGTGCGTTCAAACCACGCACCAGTCCTTACTCGTTCCAAGGGCTGAAGGAAGAAGGCCTGAAGATGCTGGCCACGGCCCGCGAAGAAACCGGGCTGGCCATCGTCACGGAAGTCGTCGCCTCTGAAGATGTCCAGCTTGTCGCCAAGTATGCGGACGTTTTGCAGATCGGTGCTCGCAACATGCAGAACTACCGCCTGTTGGAAGAAGTCGGCCGAGTCGATCGGGCCGTGCTGCTTAAACGCGGTCCCTCGGCAACCATCGACGAACTGCTTCTCGCCGCTGAATACATCCTCAACGAAGGGAACAGCCGCGTCATGCTGTGCGAACGAGGAATTCGCACCTTCGAGTCGCACACGCGTTTCACCCTTCCCTTGGCAACGGTGACGTACCTGCACCAGAAGACGCATCTACCGGTTGTCATCGACCCCAGCCACGGCACTGGCCATGCTTCGCTGGTCCCGGATATGTGCGTTGCTGCCGTGGCGATTGGTGCGGACGGAATTATCGTCGAAGTGCACCCCGAACCCGATGAAGCGATGAGTGATGGTTACCAGTCACTTGATCTGCCGACCTTCGCAGAAACGATGAAACGTTGCCGCGCGGTAGCAAATGCCATCGGTATTCAGTGCGGGGCCGACGTTTAA
- a CDS encoding sensor histidine kinase, whose translation MNHSQSPSDASLIERQAKEIEILKRRLLEAQKLTAMGELVSTTTHEFNNVLMAVINYARMGLRHKDEQTRNNCFEKIAAAGDRAAKITTGVLAMAKNRGDRMEPTDLSKIVDDTIVLLERELRKYRIELEFQNENAPQALANGNQIQQVLLNLMINARQAMPQGGRLILKLSYDQSSHMVDLLVRDHGTGIPADQLPHIFDAFYTTKTGPDETGKGGTGIGLAACRDIIEAHHGKIRVQSTVGMGTAFTIRIPAATANPTATSAVSSGVPIAGSEMLPTSPVRH comes from the coding sequence ATGAACCACTCGCAATCCCCCTCGGATGCTTCGCTGATTGAACGTCAGGCGAAGGAAATTGAAATCTTGAAGCGTCGTCTGCTTGAAGCGCAGAAACTGACTGCGATGGGGGAACTCGTCAGCACCACCACCCACGAATTCAACAACGTGCTGATGGCCGTGATCAACTATGCTCGCATGGGGCTGCGTCACAAGGACGAACAAACCCGTAATAACTGCTTCGAGAAGATCGCAGCCGCCGGGGACCGAGCCGCCAAAATCACCACCGGTGTGCTGGCAATGGCCAAGAACCGCGGCGACCGTATGGAGCCGACCGATCTGTCGAAGATCGTCGACGACACCATCGTGCTGCTGGAACGTGAGCTCCGCAAATATCGGATCGAGCTCGAGTTTCAAAATGAAAATGCGCCCCAGGCGCTGGCCAACGGCAACCAGATTCAACAGGTTCTGTTGAACTTGATGATCAATGCCCGCCAGGCGATGCCTCAAGGTGGGCGATTGATCCTGAAGCTTTCATACGACCAGTCGAGCCACATGGTCGACCTGTTGGTGCGAGATCACGGTACCGGTATCCCTGCCGATCAACTGCCGCACATCTTCGACGCGTTCTACACGACCAAAACAGGTCCCGATGAAACGGGCAAAGGGGGAACCGGCATTGGCCTGGCCGCTTGCCGCGACATCATCGAAGCCCACCACGGCAAGATCCGCGTGCAAAGCACCGTGGGCATGGGCACGGCCTTCACGATCCGAATTCCGGCCGCTACCGCGAACCCAACGGCAACCTCAGCTGTCTCCAGCGGAGTGCCGATCGCAGGCAGCGAAATGCTTCCCACGTCGCCTGTGCGGCACTAA
- the nadD gene encoding nicotinate-nucleotide adenylyltransferase: protein MRLGIYGGSFSPIHNGHLLLAESCREQCALDEVWFLPAATNPLKQDGVLASDAHRVAMIELAIAGNNAFKCSPLELERGGLSYTVETLRDLQKIIPQAELFLLVGGDSFASLFHWHKIEEICELATICTVGRPGSDLDDWGRLSEVLDDDQMAHIKQHFVKMPLIGLSSTDIRRRIASGKSIRYMVPRSVEKYIETQHVFHKQVTPA from the coding sequence ATGCGACTGGGAATTTACGGGGGTTCATTTTCCCCCATACATAACGGGCATTTGCTTCTCGCTGAGTCTTGTCGCGAGCAGTGCGCATTGGACGAAGTCTGGTTCTTGCCGGCCGCTACCAACCCGCTGAAACAAGACGGAGTACTGGCCTCGGATGCCCATCGCGTGGCAATGATCGAACTGGCGATCGCGGGCAACAACGCGTTCAAATGCAGCCCCCTCGAACTCGAACGCGGTGGCCTCAGTTATACCGTCGAGACGCTACGAGATTTACAGAAAATCATCCCCCAGGCCGAGTTATTCCTGCTTGTCGGCGGAGACTCGTTCGCGTCCCTCTTCCACTGGCACAAGATCGAAGAAATCTGCGAGCTGGCCACTATTTGCACCGTAGGGCGGCCTGGCAGCGACTTGGACGACTGGGGACGTCTGTCAGAGGTCCTTGATGACGACCAGATGGCCCACATCAAGCAGCACTTCGTCAAAATGCCGCTGATCGGCCTTTCCAGTACCGACATCCGACGGCGGATCGCTAGCGGAAAATCGATCCGCTACATGGTGCCACGCAGTGTCGAGAAATACATCGAAACGCAGCACGTTTTTCACAAGCAAGTGACGCCAGCATAA